One Xiphophorus maculatus strain JP 163 A chromosome 10, X_maculatus-5.0-male, whole genome shotgun sequence genomic region harbors:
- the LOC111609921 gene encoding THAP domain-containing protein 6-like, protein MPQFCSAYSCLNLRTVDVRDRGITFHKFPKDKERRKRWEIALRRDGFTASDSSVLCSEHFKTEDFDKTGQIVRLRADVIPSIFSFPVHLQRVENYRTTITSTKAQSSEYVASQDDPETCSSDLQPQSNDDHCYALPASLTAVTAKHKRALARVEYLERDKKNTMAREKRAKTTAKSLLGELSEKNLITEELKERLEFYSAPIGESGP, encoded by the exons atgCCTCAGTTCTGCTCGGCTTATTCGTGTTTAAATCTACGAACTGTTGATGTCAGGGACCGGGGGATAACTTTTCACAA gtttccAAAAGataaagagaggaggaagaggtgggAAATAGCTTTGAGGAGGGATGGATTCACTGCAAGTGATTCATCTGTACTATGCAGTGAGCATTTCAAAACGGAGGATTTTGACAAAACAGGTCAGATTGTCAGACTGAGAGCTGATGTGATACCATCAATTTTCAGCTTCCCAGTTCACCTTCAAAGA GTTGAAAACTACAGAACTACAATAACCTCCACAAAAGCCCAAAGTAGTGAGTATGTGGCCTCTCAAGATGACCCAGAAACTTGTAGTTCAGACCTGCAACCTCAGTCTAATGAT GATCATTGCTATGCTTTGCCAGCTTCTCTTACCGCTGTCACTGCAAAACATAAGAGAGCGTTGGCAAGAGTGGAATATCTGGAGCGGGACAAGAAAAACACCATGGCCAGAGAGAAGAGGGCAAAGACCACAGCAAAGTCACTTTTGGGGGAactgagtgaaaaaaatctcattactGAAGAACTCAAAGAACGGCTTGAATTCTACTCTG CTCCAATAGGCGAGAGCGGCCCATGA